One region of Solanum stenotomum isolate F172 unplaced genomic scaffold, ASM1918654v1 scaffold15793, whole genome shotgun sequence genomic DNA includes:
- the LOC125850257 gene encoding uncharacterized protein LOC125850257 isoform X2 — translation MADIGKAMSRFDVESLQEMLCVQEQLIEKLYNELDEESEASSSAATEALSMILRLQGEKAAEEMEAEQYKRFVEEKMSHAEESLSVLQELIDQKQMEIDELDHHAQAYRYKLVSMGYDDDIDDSDLEYLEDLEGKMIVQSIGRCKSTPNITLKYANMKKDVLKDEKISPKRDLNDVPTAGSISLYCEQIEKLEERVKQIAGANYAKLSSLPVSKRSSCNNFLEQFKETYLVQHRGNKSDNEVAASRSASPPNVLDVFEVPRAIKDEDFVVRKEAKKQLVKDETDWHKKYLVPMQHLDICPTTSASETAEIHHVNRTTFEIAEVERQGTRQEPDRHKELMLLHDIKEQLNLVPIKHLENCPMTNASETAEIRRVNKKFEIAEVKRHGTRQQTERHNELMLLHDIKEQLNLVPMQNENKLHRVGEAASPTTSASETAEICPVNRTTFEVAEVERQRTRQESNRHEELTLLYEIKEQLNLMQSDIKTWKNIKSHPRNEPSVVSLTEVMACFWL, via the exons atGGCAGATATTGGCAAGGCAATGTCTCGATTCGACGTAGAATCGTTACAAGAAATGCTTTGTGTTCAAGAACAACTTATAGAGAAGTTGTACAATGAGTTGGATGAAGAGAGTGAAGCCTCATCTAGTGCAGCAACTGAAGCGTTATCGATGATTTTACGTTTACAAGGTGAAAAGGCTGCAGAGGAAATGGAAGCAGAACAATACAAGAGATTTGTAGAAGAAAAAATGAGTCATGCTGAAGAATCATTATCTGTTTTACAAGAACTTATTGATCAAAAACAGATGGAGATAGATGAATTGGATCATCATGCACAAGCTTATCGATATAAGCTTGTGAGTATGGgctatgatgatgatattgatgatagTGATCTCGAATATCTCGAGGatttagaaggaaaaatgatTGTTCAATCTATTGGGAGGTGTAAATCCACTCCGAATATCACATTGAAATATGCTAATATGAAAAAGGATGTTCTTAAAGACGAAAAGATCAGTCCAAAACGCGATTTGAATGATGTTCCAACGGCTGGGAGTATAAGTTTGTACTGTGAGCAGATCGAAAAGTTGGAAGAAAGAGTGAAACAGATTGCTGGTGCTAACTATGCGAAATTGTCTAGTTTACCAGTTTCTAAAAGAAGCTCTTGTAACAATTTCTTGGAGCAATTTAAAGAAACGTACCTCGTTCAGCATCGAGGGAATAAATCAGATAACGAAGTTGCTGCTAGTCGTTCTGCTTCTCCTCCGAATGTTCTTGATGTCTTTGAAGTCCCTCGAGCCATTAAAGACGAAGATTTTGTTGTCCGAAAGGAGGCTAAAAAACAGCTTGTTAAAGATGAAACTGATTGGCATAAGAAATATTTAGTACCTATGCAGCATTTGGATATTTGTCCTACAACTAGTGCTTCAGAAACAGCAGAGATTCATCATGTCAATAGGACGACGTTTGAGATAGCTGAAGTCGAGAGACAAG GTACGAGGCAAGAACCCGACAGACACAAAGAGCTAATGTTGTTACATGACATTAAGGAGCAACTAAATTTAGTACCTATAAAGCATTTGGAAAATTGTCCAATGACTAATGCTTCAGAAACAGCAGAGATTCGTCGTGTCAATAAGAAGTTTGAGATAGCTGAAGTCAAGAGACATGGTACGAGGCAACAGACAGAGAGGCACAACGAGCTAATGTTGTTACATGACATTAAGGAGCAACTTAATTTAGTACCTATGCAGAATGAGAACAAGTTACATAGAGTAGGTGAAGCTGCTTCTCCTACCACTAGTGCTTCAGAAACAGCAGAGATTTGTCCTGTCAATAGGACGACGTTTGAGGTAGCTGAAGTTGAGAGACAACGTACGAGGCAAGAATCTAACAGACACGAAGAGCTAACGTTGTTATATGAGATCAAGGAGCAACTAAATTTGATGCAATCTGACATTAAAACTTGGAAAAATATCAAGTCCCATCCAAGAAATGAGCCATCTGTAGTTTCTCTAACAGAG GTGATGGCTTGTTTTTGGCTTTGA
- the LOC125850257 gene encoding uncharacterized protein LOC125850257 isoform X1 → MADIGKAMSRFDVESLQEMLCVQEQLIEKLYNELDEESEASSSAATEALSMILRLQGEKAAEEMEAEQYKRFVEEKMSHAEESLSVLQELIDQKQMEIDELDHHAQAYRYKLVSMGYDDDIDDSDLEYLEDLEGKMIVQSIGRCKSTPNITLKYANMKKDVLKDEKISPKRDLNDVPTAGSISLYCEQIEKLEERVKQIAGANYAKLSSLPVSKRSSCNNFLEQFKETYLVQHRGNKSDNEVAASRSASPPNVLDVFEVPRAIKDEDFVVRKEAKKQLVKDETDWHKKYLVPMQHLDICPTTSASETAEIHHVNRTTFEIAEVERQGTRQEPERYEALMLLHDIKEKLNLAPKKHLKVCPMTSASETEEICCVNRTTFKKAEVERQGTRQEPDRHKELMLLHDIKEQLNLVPIKHLENCPMTNASETAEIRRVNKKFEIAEVKRHGTRQQTERHNELMLLHDIKEQLNLVPMQNENKLHRVGEAASPTTSASETAEICPVNRTTFEVAEVERQRTRQESNRHEELTLLYEIKEQLNLMQSDIKTWKNIKSHPRNEPSVVSLTEVMACFWL, encoded by the exons atGGCAGATATTGGCAAGGCAATGTCTCGATTCGACGTAGAATCGTTACAAGAAATGCTTTGTGTTCAAGAACAACTTATAGAGAAGTTGTACAATGAGTTGGATGAAGAGAGTGAAGCCTCATCTAGTGCAGCAACTGAAGCGTTATCGATGATTTTACGTTTACAAGGTGAAAAGGCTGCAGAGGAAATGGAAGCAGAACAATACAAGAGATTTGTAGAAGAAAAAATGAGTCATGCTGAAGAATCATTATCTGTTTTACAAGAACTTATTGATCAAAAACAGATGGAGATAGATGAATTGGATCATCATGCACAAGCTTATCGATATAAGCTTGTGAGTATGGgctatgatgatgatattgatgatagTGATCTCGAATATCTCGAGGatttagaaggaaaaatgatTGTTCAATCTATTGGGAGGTGTAAATCCACTCCGAATATCACATTGAAATATGCTAATATGAAAAAGGATGTTCTTAAAGACGAAAAGATCAGTCCAAAACGCGATTTGAATGATGTTCCAACGGCTGGGAGTATAAGTTTGTACTGTGAGCAGATCGAAAAGTTGGAAGAAAGAGTGAAACAGATTGCTGGTGCTAACTATGCGAAATTGTCTAGTTTACCAGTTTCTAAAAGAAGCTCTTGTAACAATTTCTTGGAGCAATTTAAAGAAACGTACCTCGTTCAGCATCGAGGGAATAAATCAGATAACGAAGTTGCTGCTAGTCGTTCTGCTTCTCCTCCGAATGTTCTTGATGTCTTTGAAGTCCCTCGAGCCATTAAAGACGAAGATTTTGTTGTCCGAAAGGAGGCTAAAAAACAGCTTGTTAAAGATGAAACTGATTGGCATAAGAAATATTTAGTACCTATGCAGCATTTGGATATTTGTCCTACAACTAGTGCTTCAGAAACAGCAGAGATTCATCATGTCAATAGGACGACGTTTGAGATAGCTGAAGTCGAGAGACAAGGTACGAGGCAAGAACCCGAGAGATACGAAGCGCTAATGTTGTTACATGACATTAAGGAGAAACTAAATTTAGCACCTAAAAAGCATTTGAAAGTTTGTCCAATGACTAGTGCTTCAGAAACAGAAGAGATTTGTTGTGTCAATAGGACCACGTTCAAGAAAGCTGAAGTCGAGAGACAAGGTACGAGGCAAGAACCCGACAGACACAAAGAGCTAATGTTGTTACATGACATTAAGGAGCAACTAAATTTAGTACCTATAAAGCATTTGGAAAATTGTCCAATGACTAATGCTTCAGAAACAGCAGAGATTCGTCGTGTCAATAAGAAGTTTGAGATAGCTGAAGTCAAGAGACATGGTACGAGGCAACAGACAGAGAGGCACAACGAGCTAATGTTGTTACATGACATTAAGGAGCAACTTAATTTAGTACCTATGCAGAATGAGAACAAGTTACATAGAGTAGGTGAAGCTGCTTCTCCTACCACTAGTGCTTCAGAAACAGCAGAGATTTGTCCTGTCAATAGGACGACGTTTGAGGTAGCTGAAGTTGAGAGACAACGTACGAGGCAAGAATCTAACAGACACGAAGAGCTAACGTTGTTATATGAGATCAAGGAGCAACTAAATTTGATGCAATCTGACATTAAAACTTGGAAAAATATCAAGTCCCATCCAAGAAATGAGCCATCTGTAGTTTCTCTAACAGAG GTGATGGCTTGTTTTTGGCTTTGA
- the LOC125850258 gene encoding V-type proton ATPase subunit H-like: protein MTIENAELTTEQVLRRDIPWETYMTTKLISGTDLQLLRHYDKMAESYKSQLLDNDGPAYIHVFVTTLRDVFKEETVEYVLALIDEMLTANPRRARLFHDSSLSNEDTYEPFLRFLWKGNWFIQEKSCKILSLIVSARPNVQNVVDANGDASSSKRTLTTMENVLNGLVDWLCAQLRKPSHPSCSIPSAINSLATLLKEPVVRRSFVQDDGVKLLVPLISPASTQQSIQLLYETCLCVWLLSYYEPAIEYLATSRALPRLIEVVKGSTKEKVVRVVILTLRNLLARGSFGAQMVDLDVLQIVQSLKAQAWSDEDLLDALNQLEGGLKANIKKLSSYDKYKQEVLLGSLDWSPMHRDPLFWKENITCFEENGFQILRVLMTILDTSNDARTLAVACYDLSQFIQCHPAGRVIVADLKAKERVMKLLNHGTAEVTKNALLCIQRLFLGAKYASFLQA from the exons ATGACAATTGAAAACGCTGAGCTCACCACTGAGCAG GTTTTGAGGAGGGATATTCCATGGGAGACTTACATGACCACGAAACTGATCAGCGGAACAGATCTTCAGCTGTTGAGGCATTATGATAAAATGGCTGAAAGCTACAAATCTCAGTTGCTGGATAAT GACGGTCCAGCTTATATCCATGTTTTTGTTACTACTTTACGAGATGTCTTCAAGGAAGAAACTGTGGAATATGTTTTAGCTttaattgatgaaatgcttACAG CAAACCCAAGAAGAGCGAGATTATTCCATGACAGCTCTTTATCCAATGAAGACACTTATGAACCTTTCCTCAG ATTTCTTTGGAAAGGTAATTGGTTCATACAAGAGAAGAGCTGTAAGATTCTCTCTTTGATAGTGAG TGCCAGGCCAAATGTTCAGAATGTTGTTGATGCAAATGGAGATGCCTCGAGTTCAAAGAGGACACTCACCACGATGGAAAATGTTCTGAATGGCCTAGTGGATTGGCTATGCGCACAG CTGAGAAAGCCTTCTCATCCTAGTTGTAGCATTCCCTCTGCAATCAATAGTCTTGCAACTCTGTTGAAGGAGCCTGTTGTTCGACGTTCATTTGTTCAAGATGATGGAGTGAAGCTGCTCGTTCCTTTAATTTCACCAGCATCTACTCAGCAGTCCATTCAG CTTCTCTACGAGACATGTCTATGCGTTTGGCTTTTGTCTTACTATGAACCTGCAATTGAGTACTTGGCTACTTCTAGGGCCCTACCTCGATTGATTGAAGTTGTTAAAGGTTCGACAAAGGAGAAG GTAGTCAGAGTTGTCATCTTGACTCTTAGGAATTTGCTTGCCAGAGGGTCATTTGGTGCTCAAATGGTAGACCTGGATGTGCTGCAAATCGTACAGAGTTTGAAAGCGCAGGCTTGGAGTGATGAG GACCTTTTGGACGCTCTGAATCAACTTGAAGGAGGATTGAAGGCCAACATCAAAAAATTGAGTTCGTATGATAAGTACAAGCAGGAAGTCCTACTTGGCAGTCTTGATTGGTCCCCCATGCATAGGGATCCTCTATTCTGGAAGGAAAATATAACTTGTTTCGAGGAGAACGGATTTCAG ATCTTACGAGTGCTCATGACGATTTTGGATACATCAAATGATGCTAGGACACTTGCTGTAGCTTGCTATGACTTGTCACAGTTCATTCAGTGCCATCCTGCCGGGCGAGTCATAGTGGCTGACCTCAAAGCTAAGGAACGGGTAATGAAACTATTGAACCACGGAACTGCAGAGGTCACGAAAAACGCCCTGCTTTGCATCCAGAGGCTTTTCTTAGGCGCCAAATACGCCAGCTTTTTGCAGgcttaa
- the LOC125850264 gene encoding zeatin O-glucosyltransferase-like, with amino-acid sequence MTYLISRDSKVFITVFIIHNCQTHCKLFISQFFSSFILPMSTNSSDKVVHLDEVIVAMVPFPDFSHLNQLFVLARFIASHNIRVHFLCLADRNQNLKLRVQGGLCASNIHFHDLLVPSSLDAGNDLPSIIIFMKKLVEPIRRTCIDISTNAKRLVIIHDSIMMEHIRDVHSLIPNVESYMFHAISAFARYSMLRQSIDHLVDDDDDDHEKMIKQMHDEFPLLESCCGPYAAALVRKEHEWKLNSGEIMNSCREVESKYLNLLAHTKDKQYWAIGPLHMLLESRDSSNMTKHECLEFLDKQDVNSVIFVSFGTTTTLTQEQVNELALGLEQSNHNFIWVLRHADKKLKTEIFEENDEKIELPKGFEERVEGRGLVVKNWAPQLEILGHTSTGGFLSHCGWNSCLESISMGVPIAAWPINYDQPFNAVFVTNLLKIATSVRSWAHREELMTASTIEKAVNKLMGTTEGIEMRQRAVELSNQIKNSVSRGGAARKEIESFISCIIK; translated from the coding sequence ATGACATATTTAATATCAcgagattcaaaagtctttattACCGTCTTTATAATACACAATTGTCAAACACATTGTAAGTTATTCATTTCTCagttcttctcttcttttattCTTCCAATGTCTACAAACTCATCAGACAAGGTTGTTCACCTTGATGAAGTGATTGTAGCCATGGTGCCATTTCCTGATTTTAGCCATCTCAATCAACTCTTCGTTCTTGCTCGTTTCATCGCTTCCCATAATATACGAGTACACTTCCTCTGCCTTGCTGATCGGAACCAAAATTTGAAACTTCGCGTCCAAGGTGGTCTATGTGCCTCAAACATCCATTTTCATGACCTTTTGGTACCTTCTTCTCTTGATGCTGGCAATGATTTGCCTTCGattattatatttatgaaaaagCTCGTCGAGCCCATTAGAAGAACTTGTATTGATATCTCTACCAATGCAAAGAGATTGGTTATAATTCATGATTCCATAATGATGGAGCATATAAGGGATGTTCATTCATTGATCCCAAACGTGGAGTCTTATATGTTCCACGCCATTTCAGCTTTTGCAAGATACTCTATGCTCCGACAAAGTATTGATCACTtagttgatgatgatgatgatgatcatgaaaaaatgatcaaacagATGCACGATGAGTTTCCGTTGTTGGAGAGCTGTTGTGGACCATATGCAGCAGCACTCGTTAGAAAAGAACATGAATGGAAGCTCAACTcaggagaaatcatgaactcgTGCAGAGAAGTCGAAAGTAAGTACCTGAATTTACTTGCACATACAAAAGACAAGCAGTATTGGGCTATTGGTCCACTTCATATGTTGCTAGAATCACGCGACTCTAGCAACATGACGAAGCATGAATGTCTAGAATTTCTAGACAAGCAAGATGTTAACTCAGTAATATTCGTCTCGTTTGGAACAACCACTACATTAACACAAGAGCAAGTCAATGAGCTCGCGCTTGGTTTAGAACAGAGCAATCATAACTTCATTTGGGTACTAAGACACGCagataaaaaattgaaaactgaaATTTTTGAAGAGAATGATGAGAAGATTGAATTGCCAAAAGGGTTTGAAGAAAGAGTGGAAGGAAGAGGACTAGTGGTGAAAAATTGGGCACCACAATTGGAAATCTTGGGACATACATCGACAGGCGGGTTTTTGAGTCACTGTGGATGGAATTCTTGTCTCGAGAGCATTAGCATGGGAGTGCCTATAGCAGCTTGGCCAATCAATTACGATCAACCATTTAACGCTGTTTTTGTAACCAACTTGCTGAAGATTGCAACATCTGTTAGGAGTTGGGCACATCGAGAGGAATTGATGACAGCATCAACCATTGAGAAAGCTGTCAACAAGTTGATGGGAACGACAGAAGGGATCGAAATGAGGCAAAGGGCAGTAGAGTTGAGCAATCAGATCAAGAATTCTGTTAGCCGCGGAGGAGCTGCACGCAAGGAAATTGAATCTTTCATATCTTGTATTATCAAATAA
- the LOC125850266 gene encoding zeatin O-glucosyltransferase-like, producing MVSYSFLPMSTNSSDNVAHLDEVIVAMVPFPHFSHLNQLFVLARFIASHNIRVHFLCLADQNQDLKLRVQGGLCASNIHFHDLLVPSSLDAGNDLPSIIIFMKKLVEPIRRTCIDISTNAKRLVIIHDSIMMEHIRDVHSLIPNAESYMFHAISAFARYSMLRQSIDHLVDDDDDDHEKMIKQMHDEFPLLESCCGPYAAALIRKEHEWKLNSGEIMNSCREVESKYLNLLAHTKDKKYWAIGPLHMLLESRDSSNMTKHECLEFLDKQDVNSVIFVSFGTTTTLTQEQVNELALGLEQSNHNFIWVLRQADKKIETEKLEENEEKIELPKGFEERMEGRGLVVKNWAPQLKILGHTSTGGFLSHCGWNSCLESISMGVPIAAWPINYDQPFNAVFVTNLLEIATSVRSWERQEELVTASTIEKTVNKLMGTTEGIEMRQRAVKLSNKIRNSVSRGGDARKEIESFISCIIK from the coding sequence ATGGTAAGTTATTCATTTCTTCCAATGTCTACAAACTCATCAGACAATGTTGCTCACCTTGATGAAGTGATTGTAGCCATGGTGCCATTTCCTCATTTTAGCCATCTCAATCAGCTCTTCGTTCTTGCTCGTTTCATCGCTTCCCATAATATACGAGTACACTTCCTCTGCCTTGCTGATCAGAACCAAGATTTGAAACTTCGAGTCCAAGGTGGTCTATGTGCCTCAAACATCCATTTTCATGATCTTTTAGTACCTTCTTCTCTTGATGCTGGCAATGATTTGCCTTCGattattatatttatgaaaaagCTCGTCGAGCCCATTAGAAGAACTTGTATTGATATCTCTACCAATGCGAAGAGATTGGTTATAATTCATGATTCCATAATGATGGAGCATATAAGGGATGTTCATTCATTGATCCCGAACGCGGAGTCTTATATGTTCCACGCCATTTCAGCTTTTGCAAGATACTCTATGCTCCGACAAAGTATTGATCACTTagtagatgatgatgatgatgatcatgaaaaaatgatcaaacaaaTGCACGATGAGTTTCCGTTGTTGGAGAGCTGTTGTGGACCATATGCAGCAGCACTCATTAGAAAAGAACATGAATGGAAGCTCAATTcaggagaaatcatgaactcgTGCAGAGAAGTCGAAAGTAAGTACCTGAATTTACTTGCACATACAAAAGACAAGAAGTATTGGGCTATTGGTCCACTTCATATGTTGCTAGAATCACGCGACTCTAGCAACATGACGAAGCATGAATGTCTCGAATTTCTAGACAAGCAAGATGTTAACTCAGTTATATTCGTCTCGTTTGGAACAACCACTACATTAACACAAGAGCAAGTCAATGAGCTCGCGCTTGGTTTAGAACAGAGCAATCATAACTTCATTTGGGTACTAAGACAAGCAgataaaaagatagaaaccgAAAAACTTGAAGAGAATGAGGAGAAGATTGAATTGCCAAAAGGATTTGAAGAAAGAATGGAAGGAAGAGGACTAGTGGTGAAAAATTGGGCACCACAATTGAAAATCTTGGGACATACATCGACAGGCGGGTTTTTGAGTCACTGCGGATGGAATTCTTGTCTCGAGAGCATTAGCATGGGAGTGCCTATAGCAGCTTGGCCAATCAATTACGATCAACCATTTAACGCTGTTTTTGTGACCAACTTGCTGGAGATTGCAACATCTGTTAGGAGTTGGGAACGTCAAGAGGAATTGGTGACAGCATCAACCATTGAGAAAACTGTCAACAAGTTGATGGGAACGACAGAAGGGATCGAAATGAGGCAAAGGGCAGTAAAGTTGAGCAATAAGATCAGAAATTCTGTTAGCCGCGGAGGAGATGCACGCAAGGAAATTGAATCTTTCATATCCTGTATTATCAAATAA